From a region of the Coprococcus comes ATCC 27758 genome:
- a CDS encoding type IV pilus twitching motility protein PilT, producing MDIIVLLQQAVLNHASDIFVVAGLPVSYRANGRICREKEEKLMPPQTKECVEELYKLAGGRDIRVLEEKGDDDFSFAVPGLSRFRVSAYKQRGALSAVIRVITFELPEPNEIGIPDPVMSFYNLSKGLVLVTGPAGSGKSTTLACLVDKINHSMEKHIITLEDPIEYLHRHDKSIVSQREINVDTESYVNALRASLRQSPDVILLGEMRDYETIDVAMTAAETGHLVFSTLHTIGAANTVDRIIDVFPANQQRQIAVQLSMVLQAVISQQLVPTVDGKQVPVFEIMTITPAIRNMIRDNKVPQIDGIVYSSNKEEMHSMDFGLLNLYKEGRIIAETALSYASNPEMLKKKL from the coding sequence ATGGATATCATTGTACTGCTTCAGCAGGCAGTTTTAAATCATGCATCGGATATATTTGTTGTAGCAGGTCTTCCGGTTTCTTATCGGGCAAATGGAAGAATCTGCAGGGAGAAGGAAGAAAAGCTGATGCCGCCGCAGACGAAAGAATGCGTTGAGGAATTATATAAGCTGGCAGGAGGACGGGACATCCGGGTTCTTGAAGAAAAAGGAGATGATGATTTTTCTTTTGCTGTTCCGGGACTTTCGAGATTCCGTGTCAGTGCGTACAAACAGAGGGGTGCGCTCTCAGCTGTTATCCGTGTGATCACATTTGAACTGCCGGAGCCGAATGAGATTGGGATTCCGGACCCGGTGATGAGCTTTTATAACCTGTCAAAAGGACTGGTGCTTGTGACAGGTCCGGCGGGAAGTGGAAAATCTACTACGCTTGCCTGTCTGGTGGATAAGATCAATCATTCAATGGAAAAGCATATCATTACGCTGGAAGATCCGATTGAGTATCTGCACCGGCATGATAAAAGTATTGTAAGCCAGAGAGAGATCAATGTGGATACGGAAAGCTATGTCAATGCGCTACGTGCTTCGCTCCGGCAGAGTCCGGATGTGATCCTGCTTGGTGAAATGCGTGATTATGAGACGATCGATGTGGCAATGACAGCAGCGGAAACCGGGCATCTGGTATTTTCTACCCTGCATACGATCGGAGCAGCAAATACGGTTGACCGTATCATTGATGTATTTCCGGCAAACCAGCAGAGGCAGATTGCAGTTCAGCTGTCCATGGTATTGCAGGCTGTAATTTCACAGCAGCTTGTGCCGACAGTGGATGGAAAACAGGTCCCGGTATTTGAGATCATGACGATCACTCCGGCGATCCGCAATATGATCCGCGACAATAAGGTTCCGCAGATTGATGGAATCGTGTATTCGTCTAATAAAGAAGAAATGCATTCGATGGATTTTGGTCTTCTGAATCTGTATAAAGAGGGGAGGATCATAGCGGAGACGGCTCTCTCCTATGCATCAAATCCGGAAATGCTGAAGAAAAAGCTATAG
- a CDS encoding Hpt domain-containing protein has translation MTLQECYVKIGGDYNDILHRFMNENMIHKFVLKFPQDNNMALFEESWAKKDYKTAFRAMHTLKGVAVNLGFTALYNVSSALTEKLRSQEYDNLDGLIADVKKQYDIVIEAIAALD, from the coding sequence ATGACACTTCAAGAATGTTATGTAAAAATTGGTGGCGATTATAATGATATTCTTCACCGGTTTATGAATGAAAATATGATACACAAATTTGTCCTCAAATTTCCGCAAGACAACAATATGGCTTTATTTGAAGAATCTTGGGCTAAAAAGGACTACAAAACCGCATTTCGTGCAATGCATACCTTAAAAGGTGTTGCCGTAAACCTTGGATTTACTGCACTTTACAATGTCAGCAGTGCTCTGACCGAAAAGCTCCGCAGCCAGGAATACGACAACCTTGACGGTTTGATCGCCGATGTCAAAAAACAGTATGATATCGTGATCGAAGCAATTGCAGCCCTTGACTAA
- a CDS encoding DUF4860 domain-containing protein: protein MKRRNEKKHVIDFLFPLAVFFVLAASSVAIVVLASGFYSRQVKTSSASYSGRTALAYVTEKMHQNDENGAIADGTFDGENALVIRQRYDEKDYVTYLYAYDGYLRELFVRDGTEAKASDGRKILATKDFEAKETSDGIFHLYCENEDGKKTDTFVSVKSAAR from the coding sequence ATGAAGCGTAGAAATGAAAAAAAGCATGTGATTGATTTTCTTTTTCCTCTTGCAGTCTTTTTCGTGCTGGCGGCATCATCGGTCGCCATTGTGGTTCTTGCATCGGGATTTTACAGCCGGCAGGTGAAGACCTCGTCAGCTTCCTATTCGGGACGGACGGCACTTGCCTATGTGACGGAGAAAATGCACCAGAATGATGAAAATGGTGCGATAGCAGACGGAACCTTTGATGGGGAAAATGCTCTCGTGATCCGGCAGCGTTATGATGAGAAGGATTATGTGACATATCTGTATGCGTATGATGGATACTTAAGAGAGCTTTTTGTCCGGGATGGAACGGAAGCAAAAGCATCCGATGGACGGAAGATCCTGGCAACAAAGGACTTCGAGGCTAAGGAAACTTCAGATGGGATTTTTCATCTGTATTGTGAAAATGAAGACGGGAAAAAGACAGATACATTTGTCAGTGTGAAGAGCGCTGCAAGATAG